One genomic region from Cucumis melo cultivar AY chromosome 9, USDA_Cmelo_AY_1.0, whole genome shotgun sequence encodes:
- the LOC103504493 gene encoding axial regulator YABBY 5-like, which yields MSSSSSSSSSPTSTTTTATTTTTTTTTTLLSQQQQLLDHHLPSSPEQLCYVHCNICDTVLAVSVPCCSLFKTVTVRCGHCTNLLPVNMRGLLLPSPNQFHQLGHSFFSPSHNILENMATPNSNYLINQFGATTNNFGMPSRGVTDDLPRPPVINRPPEKRQRVPSAYNRFIKDEIQRIKSVNPDISHREAFSAAAKNWAHFPHIHFGLMPDQTVKKTNIRQQEQGDAQNVLMKDNGFYASANVGVSHF from the exons atgtcatcatcttcttcctcatcttCTTCTCCTACTTCGACTACAACTACTGCTACCactacgactactacgactacgACTACGTTATTGTCTCAACAACAACAGCTGCTGGACCACCACCTTCCTTCTTCACCTGAGCAGCTATGTTATGTCCATTGCAACATTTGTGACACTGTCCTTGCg GTTAGTGTTCCTTGTTGTAGTTTGTTTAAAACTGTGACAGTGAGATGTGGACATTGCACTAATCTGTTGCCAGTCAACATGCGTGGCCTTCTTTTGCCTTCACCTAATCAATTTCATCAGCTTGgccattctttcttttctccttctcATAATATTCTC gaaaatatggCTACACCAAATTCTAATTATCTGATCAACCAATTTGGAGCCACTACTAACAATTTTGGTATGCCATCTCGAGGAGTTACTGATGATCTCCCCAGGCCACCCGTCATCAACAGAC CTCCTGAGAAGAGACAGAGAGTGCCATCTGCATACAACCGTTTCATCAA GGATGAGATCCAACGCATTAAGTCTGTGAATCCCGATATATCCCATAGAGAAGCCTTCAGTGCCGCTGCTAAGAAT TGGGCCCACTTTCCACACATTCACTTTGGTCTCATGCCCGACCAGACAGTGAAGAAGACAAATATCCGCCAGCAG GAACAAGGAGATGCTCAGAATGTTCTGATGAAAGACAATGGATTTTATGCCTCAGCCAATGTTGGTGTCTCCCATTTCTAA